The Porites lutea chromosome 7, jaPorLute2.1, whole genome shotgun sequence genome includes the window TTCACGTGGTGAACAGCAACAAGATAAAACAGTGGAGACCACAGGGCCCTGAAACACACCAAACAGGTTTTAAAAGTCGTAAGTCGGGTTTAAGCCCTTTATGTGGGCTCAAAACTCGCATTTTTCCCGAGAGTGGCATAATAATTGTATATGTCAGCATTGTAACTAAGACACTTTGTATAGTTTAGGTTTGTTTCTATTAGGAGGTGTTAAGTAGTGCGTGGCATTCAGTGCGCGACGTCACATCCTTGTTtcgatttcttttccttctgtGTAGCAttaactacagtcgactcccgataatacgaaccttctagggaaataaaaaaaaattcgagttatcgagggtaaaattatgtagaaaacgatctgaagggaaatgaaaattgcttcgagttagcgggaggttcgagtgtGTTTGTGTGCGTGAGAGAGGGTGGGGGTAAAATGAGTGCaacgtcgacctcaagtttatcagttgaATAACTGTCACGAGTTATCGACGTGAAATATGATTGTttaacccttaacctttacagGTATTACATTGGTGTAAGCCTCGGTTATAAAGCAGATACACCGTAGGATAAGGGCACTCACCTCACTGTCTGAGTGGCTAAAGCTCGAAGATAAAGCGCGAGTAAGGACTGGTTCTGTTCTATTGGGTACAAAAATTCCTCCAAGGGAATAGGCAGCTGAAAAAAGAGTCAACATTAAATTGTCATTTGATTTTAGAGACAACTAAACTTGTTAAATTTTCAATGCACACAGGCAAATTCTCCTAGTCCAGACAGACCTGGTCTTTGAACCGACATTACCGATTAATCTCTATAAAACATGCTGTTTAGGCACCAATTGTTTAGACATTGGACAGCACTTTATCCCGGATAGGTACACGGGGAAACAATTACGTCATCTGCTGGAGAGAAATCTACCTATAGCGCtatccaccctttgaacaactgcgGCCAAAATTATAACAAACGAGGCTCACAAGTGTCTTCACAACTCACAAACCCGTTGCCTTTTGGGAAAAGGCTACTTCGTTTGGAACGCATGTGGGAGTATTGAAGAACTGAAGGTACCGTGTTTCTCTCCACAGGTTCGCTCTTCTTCCTAACTATCGGCCCGACCAAAATGCAGATTCGTGCGTTGGGTGTAATTACGAAACTCACAACAGCTGACGGTATGAACTGCCTCAATAAAACTACCGAAAAGCGTTACGTGACAAATCAAATGGCCGTGTAAGAGTACTAGACACCAATGACACGTTACCTGGTCTAAGGGAATTGCTAAGGCCCTTAAGACACCTATGTGCTCATCCCACACAGCTCTACGAAACTTAATGTCGTGTCTTTGTGTTAACGGAAGGACGACAAAGCAGCCAAACAAAGGGTCGCCAAAGGATACCGCGGAATACTGTGAAAGTAATGAGGCGTACctaaaaaacacaaaactatCTCGTCAGATAAAAGAAGAATTATACCAAACTTAACAAAACGATAGCATTTTACATAGTATTAAACCATATCACTTAAGAATTTCCTTCACAACATAAAAACCATGCATCCATTCAGTATTTAGAACTCAAGAACTTGCGCAACAGAAAATCTAAGTAATGCTGAATGATAGCAAGCTGAACGCCGCCGGCGTAATGCTAACACTCCATCCAGCAACTCGAATTAAGTGCCAGATTTatcaacaaaaatattaataaaaataaaaaatatatgataTCGAGCGAAATAAAAGCGTGTTACTTACAGATCATAGAACGACGTGAGTCCAGGGATTGGGGAATTGAAATCGAGCTTCGCTAGTTTTGCAGAGTTTGTGTAAATCCGCAAAAGAACTGACAAATAGTCATGAACTTTGCTGTTCAGAAACAAATCACTCCCTGAAAGTTGACAAACAGAGAATTCCACGGTTAAATTATACAGAAAGTACTTTCAAACCTTTAATCGTTTGACCGTTGCAttgattttactttctcttttttcagaGTTAAAACATTCTGGATTGTAAGGAAACGAGATGAAACTTTTATCGCATGGGTAGCAGGGCAAAATGGCCTTTGTTTGAGATGAAATAACGAGTAAAATGGTTTCTATAAACGAGCTCTTAAAAGGTCCATATTGTGCAGCACACAagaacgcgaaaaaaaaaaacacgaccggaaatacgtctgcgttggCAGGCTAGCTTTTCTTCTTACCTGTTAAGAAGACACACATAATTCTGGCAATTCGCGATGTCATGGAAACGTGACGTAAGCATGAAGGCCACCAATCCTCCAGCAGAAGGACCAACTGAAGGGTTGCTGTTACTATAGAAACGGCTTGACTAGCGACAGTATCAATTTCCTTGCCTTTCATCTCACTTATCAAACAAGAAAGACAACAAGGAGATATTTTGGTCAATGATAAATAAGAATGCTTTTAAAGTCAGAAAAGTGAGAAACAGATTTGAAGTTTCCAATGTATTTGGCTACCTAATTTAACTTCAAACCACATACATACAACATCAGTGCTGCAAAtaacttttctctttttgaaaaGGACATTTGCCGGTCCAGGTCACCATTTTATTCGCAAAAATTGGAGGGTTGTTGGCCATACCTTACCTGATGATCTTTAACTGCACGTACTGCCCAGATCTTCACATGTAAATTATATTTGATTTGCCCGGTTATCGAgtatttaggtttctgggaaactgcccacctacccctcccctaagctaacattaactcttacttctcacttagggcaaaatgatggcttaggggaggggtaggtgggcagtttcccagaaacctaaattgaccTATCAAGTCCGGTAGCAGTCGGGACTTTATCAGACACAGGGAATATTTTAGACGAACATAAGGGCCAtttataggggggggggggggggaaataaGAAGCGTCTTTACTAAGTCGCGACTTATTtcagacgaaatgtgccgtttataagGTACAGTTTTGCGTCTTATTTTTACTCGTGTAAATGGCCGCACTATCATTTTGAACACAGAGGCTTTTTGTGGAGGTCTCACTCATCGGTAAAGAGTTTCTTGGTTAACTCATACCCACTGCGTTTGGTTGGTCGTATTACCATACCATGGAGCCAACGAAATGGTGCACCTAAAAAATTGCACCTCAGCCAGAACGTCAGACATTACAGCGAAACCTAGCGAGATACGCGATTTTTTGAAGTAAATTCTTCATAACCCTATTCCCATATACAGCCAATGGGGCTAAGAACACACGAGAAAAGACCACTTTTTCTGTTGCGAGACCTTGAAaagcctgtgaatacagccgCGTCGTACTACGAAATGTCCCTCGCGGTGAAGCCAGaccttagcctgcgagcaaccTTTCCATTTCGAGTGGCGCGGACGAAGCAGACCgggtagcctgagtatcaggccttcctaaggggctaggggagaggagattttagatggggtagggggtagggggaGAAGAgctcagctctctcccttttttgcttccatctttccccttttccccagaaacgcctgatgcTCATGCTACAGACCGCGCGAAAAGGCGCGAGCGACGTGCCGTTCGGGCGTGACTTCCAACGTTATACCCCAAATGGGGAGGTTTCTCGCAGGTTAACCAGACCTTACCAGTCAAATATGGTACACTGAACGAAGGGATTTTACTTACACACTTATTGCCTGGTTGTGTAATTTCACAATTGGGAGAAACATCCAGTCAGCCGGTTGTATGGGGCCTGTGCAGGGAGACACGAGAAACGACTGTGTTTTCCGCACCTGGTGAAGGGACAGCGACCTGGAAAATGTTCAAATATTATTACAGGAAAGTTCTTACAGAACAGGTTTCACCAATTCGTCATTTAaaaaacgagaaggaaactgtaATGATTCTAGCTATAGCCAGTCACTTCCGGTGCTATTGTTACTATGACGATGATTTGCGGTAcgtgtttttctttcattagggCATATTGTCGCTTACAATAAAGTAGTGTTAAACTCAACCTCTCAAGGCCGCAGCTTGCTTAATACGACACAGAAGTAACTTTCCCGAAGTTTTCGGCGATTGTTAATagggagagggaaaaaataGGCCAATAACTGACCGGCGCATCCCCAGTAAAAACGATGCAAGAAACGATTGCTCTACGGATTTGGGCTCCAGTTCTCATGTCGCTTCTTAAGTGGCGAATTAGAATCTCAGATGTGTTATCGTGTCCCCGTAGTTGCTTCCCCCGCCGAGACGACGTCTTGCCACTTTAATGGAGTAGAGGACATAAAATTTCTattcagtggataacgcaattggtctCCCTAACACTTATAAGCTGTATAGTAGCCTGTACGGCAAGCTCTCTGGGGCGCTCTGGGGGCGGGGCGGGAGAAGCGCGGGACGTCAAATGAACCCTTACATGGTATGTAACACTTTGATagtaactgcaaactgcaaaaaCCACTTTACGAGGTGTGAATGACACGGGATTGAACACAAAAAGACATCGAAGCGaagtcgcaaaaaaaaaaaaaaaaaaaattcaaatctgcCCAATAGCCATATCAAACCAGGCGGATAACATTCGCTGAAGGTCAAAGCACACGAAGTTGGTCTCAAGTACAGGGCACATTAATCAGacataaacaacaacttttctcTATAAAAGATTCCCGCTTCTTCATATTTTCTAGGAACAGAGCGAAAGCAGAGCTGATAACCTGATGTTCacaaactcgttcccagggttctttcCTGCTCGACCCTGCGCAGTAGGAGAAAAACCAGGGAACGAGGTTGTAGTGTTCACTGCGACTAAGGTCAACTTAACCGAGTTTTTACCTGGAAAAATCCAACGCGCGCTTCTTGCCTTGACAGGAATCCACAAAAACAGACCGAATGTAGGGCAAGTTATTATGAGCCTCCGCAACAAGCTCCCCTCGGCTAGCAGTGGAAGCGTCGTATGTAGTTGACTCGGGAGGACTGGCGAGAGACATCTCCGATAAGTCTCTGATAACGTGTAACGATGACGGTTCATTTGTTGGAACACTAGAAACAACAATAAGTACAAAGACAACTGAATAGAGTAGTTTTCCACAAAGTATAACAGCAAATTGTGAGTGAGTTGACTCTGCTTTTCAACTTGATTAAAAAAACGTGTTTTCTCGGCAAGTAAGGAGTGAATACGATCGCACTTGTTTTGCGAGTTAACGCTGTGATCACGTTAAggttgacaatttttgaaattaagaaatgagcagataaaaaagtgcaaaattatttttacgaAGAAGCCCATTAAAAAGGCAACTTTTTTGTAGCAAAGAAAGGTAAACGGCAAGTGAACGAAAATTTGGTTACGTGATACTACGTTTCTGTTTGACCTAGATTTCACGGCCGAACATAGCCAAATCCCCTTTTCACAATGCAAATGTTCTTCTTGTACTCATCTCAATGGTCAATGGTCAAGGAGACACTCGCGTTGAAAAAACCTTGTTTCTGTAAAGTAAACGTTTACACTGAATCTCACGATTCCACATGCGATTCGCATGCTCAATCCCAAGCCCTTTAGCCTGtcccaggcgttcagatagcgGGAACCGCGCAACACCTTTTCCTGTTTCTAGCTGATTCTCGCTTCTGGCCAAAGATCCTCAGCCTAGTTCTTAGATACAAAACAGCATAGAAACTCGCCAAAAAGACGTCCAGTTCTGACAGTTTAACTACTTTAAGTTCTCTTCACTTACCGAAAAAATTTCGAATTGAATAAAACAGTGGAGAGGAGGTCGAAAGCATAAAATTCATCTCCAGGGAGGAGCTTGGCAAACAACAGGAGCCCAACTTCATGCCACAATGGTACCGTGCTAATCAAGTCTTGTGATTCTGTCGCttcaaactgaaaaagaaagcaCAAACAGTTAACTTGGCGCTGAAATTTCTGTGCAGTTAGAAAAATCCACCTACGAAATTAGCTGGTACGTACGCCACTTATAAGTTACGCGGGAGTTCGTGTTGTCTCGAATTACACCATGGAACATCTATGGACCTGTTTTGGGCGATAAATTTTGACTCAGTTTCTTGCGCGACTTCGTATCGGCCTCATTAAAGGGTTAGCATTAGATAACATCGGGTGAAGCCggattggacaccttatgagGTTTACACAACGCATCAATGTGCTAACGTAACGAGACTGGAACAAAACCCCACTAACCTTGTAGAAttgctgaaaacaaaaaaaaggcaaaacaaaacaaaacaaaactgcagAGCACCAGTTATGGAGAGAACATACTAAAGAGTTAAACACTAATgtgcagtgattagggttaagcactgaactgaaaacgactagctttcaaatattataATGGGACACAGcataaaaattactggatttggcagctagtactcgatggtgtagtggatatgaACGTAGGTTATGAAGTAAATGTCTCGGACTCAAAGCAATTTTTCAGTTCTGTTTAACTATCTTAttttatattacacagtaaagttggacttaagttgttcttcacgtaattttactgaaaaaaaatctggcTTCAATCAGCCAATTTATGCTACCTAATGCTAACCTCATTAAAGAAGGGATAGCGTTCCTAAAACATTCCGGCCGATAGTGCAATTCGATATAACACTGACCCAGTCTTACAGGCAAAATCAGACTGAGGTAAAATCAAGATGGTCCATAGGCAATAAGAATAATAATGCATTCGCAGTTCCAGGTTATAACATCCCATCTTATCCACAGACGCAAAAATATGAAACATTTTCTATagaataataaacagtaccacaggaaagtgctgctcagtagctttcaacTGAATGCTCACTCTATAGGATTTCACGCACAGAcctaaaagttagaaccaccttgtaaaGCGTAATAAGCAGTGGCTTTGATCTGAATGTTCATGCACCCCTTCACTCGTGAGATCGTAAAGGGTGGGTAATAGTTTTGGACAGCCTAGCAACCAACACCAGGAGAATTTTATGCTCAATAGGGACGAGTTATTTTGAAAGATGACTAAAACACTATGAAATAGGATTTCTTACCACATTATTGGCTAGTTTAAGCAAGAAATAGTGCAAATGATGTTCTTGGCGAGAAAGGAAACATAAAGCTTCATTCTGAAATTAATACACATAAGGGTGAGTAacgaggaaaaagaaaacaaaaacaaagaaatctcAGAaagtaataagaaaaaaaaaaacgctaccTTCATAGTTGATGTACAAACCTTTGATTTTACAACAAGCATTAAGTACTTGAGGATGGCttccttgtgcaaaacagcaacaaactaaaagtaacaaaaaaacaaaacgacaAGAATATTTCGAATTCAAAAGCAAAGCAGAAGGTTTGTTTTTacgaataaataaatgaattttgttttagtGTTGGAGTAGTTACCTTGCTGGCTTATTGTGTACACTAAAAGAACATTCACTGCTTTccatacatacatgtacaataaccactacaacaacaaagcaaaaagcaGAAGCATAGCAGATACAAAATAAACGAAGaaagtacagtacagtacagtacagaaCAGCACCTTTTCAGCCAATCCTTTATGTAGCTTAGTGACTTGGTACATCAGCTGAAGCAAAGATGAAATAAAGCCAATGAGTTCATGGATGTGTAACTCCATGCATGGCTTTCCAACCTTACAACTCACTTCCAACGAGCCATACCCAGGAAGGCTCAAAATGGCCTTTTCCGATGGCTTAGAGCTTCTGATATCATGAGATAAGCTGTAGAAGGAAAAGTAATAATTATCGATAGAAAATTTGTTGGTTAACTTGAGGTCCTTAAAAGATGTTCCTTTATGAGCTTAAATGTCTTGCCAAGCCCAAAAGCAGCTACTGAATTATCAAACCATCTATTTCAAGTCGGCGTGCAAACGTCTCCTATCGAATTTCATTTGTTGCCACAGAAATATATCCGCGGAGGTCACACCCCTTACCCTTTTCTATACCCCTGTTGCATACCTTCAATTGACAAAtggtagcctgcagtgcaggcgttttctttgagcgcgcaatttgctcgcgaaagcgccatgttgaaacttcccgaagagaggagatgtttctcccctccccctcacccctttccttctttcgccctcgcaCCTACCGTAAGGGTTGCTATTTCTAagtactctccccaatcttccactgtcataaaatcaaagatggcaaCCACAACAACattacgaacacgaacaaggtttcgcccacccaaaatacgcctgcactgcaggctagacaaatggtacccctttcacacacTAGTTGAGACAAATgcagtgtttttaaaatatgaatgAATCACCAATACAGAAAGTTTTcacgactttttcacagccataaaatgcatacGCGAATCCATAAACATTCATGCTTGGCGACCGGAAATGAACCGTGAACAGGGCTACAACCTTCCCCCAATTTATGGAAATATTCTGCAGCTACATCAAAACGAGGCTGCGAAAACAACAAACGTCATCACTGATGAAGGTATCCGGATGGATCCTAAAAGCTCCGCCAaactttcaacaaattgttAGTGTGTAAGAATATATTGTCGGACAGACGAATCTCCATTCTGTTATATGTTAGCCATTTTAGAACTCTTTACAGACCAATGTGgtagatttccctaccctttaatACACtgcaactagtgaaatccccaCCATTTCTGTATACCTGAAACCTGAAACAGGTTcccctttcgggtggagccCCTTCATATAGGCCATTGTATGGACTCCCGACTTTTCTAGGGGAGCACCTGCACCGATTATACAGGTCTGTCCCATTCCCGTCTGTTAATCAAGACAGATGGAAGATCCTGTCTCGTAAAACTTTCATCACTCTAAACCATCTTCTGAATTATCTATCCATCTATTTCAGGCTAGCCtgcagacgtctcctctcctatttcctttgttgccaCAGAAATAAATCTGCGAaagtccaaccccttacccttttatataccccCTTTCGTATACAGTGTaccttttattgaaaaatggtacccctttcacacacTAGTTTATCACGCTGCATCACTGAATTTTGTTGCTAGGTACCCCCTTGAGCGACCACCATGTTTTGGGTCCCAAAGAAGTGTTGAGAAATAATCTCTGAGTAATAAATctgaataattataatttaaatttttttacctgATTTGAGTGAAACAGCTCTCCAGGAATTTTGAGCTGATTATGGGAAGGAGCACAGTACTGGTCAGTTGCTCAAGCTCATGGAGAGTTTCCACTGGTGAGTGGGTACCCTGTTAATGAATCAATCATCAAAATAATcgaaaatttgttttgcaaagtgtACGCATCTTATATTACAAGACTATGGTTGTTTACAGAAGCAGCCTTCATTTAAATCTCACTGTCTGTCCTATATGTCACATGTACCTGCTCAAGTGGCTTAGTATAGAAAGCAGTTAAAATAGCAAGAGATCCAGAAAGAAGACACAGGTTTTCAGGCTGGTAAAACAAAAAGACATAAAGCAAATATCAGTAATAGTAGCACTAAGAACATAGTAATATAGTTACCCCCATGAGAAACATTTCTCTTGGGTGCAAGCTAACTACGTAAATGACAATTATGACACAAATGACTCTgcaaatgctaaaagccatgctGGAAAGAAACCTCCGCTTGCAGGGTATACTATGGAATACTAGTACATTATAGGGTCATCACCAACAGTATGTGGTCTTGTACATTATGCTCCTGGGTGAAGACAAAGAAGGCTAATGACAGTTTCTTGTCAAAGAAAGCTAGTGAACATCACAGAATGGCCTACCATTAATACCTCCACAATACAGTATAATTTATACACTACATGTCTATTTATAGCATGCGTATTCTCTGTACAGTACATTACATATTTCCTATTGAGCTGAGGAGAATTTGTTCTACAATCAATACCTTTTTTGCTTTGTGATCATTTCCTATATTCTCCGTGACCTTTaatatgttttattatttaatgtAATAATATAAGGTACTTTATGTACCTGAAGAGTTGTTGTATCTGAATCCACAATCTCCTTAACCCACTTAGTTATAATTGCACCAATCAGAGGCAGGAATCCAGTCACATGACTCCATTTAAGAGCCAAAGGTGGCAGAGAATCTATCCCATGGTGCTCTTCAGTAGTTGATGCGTTTCCCTGAGCCTTGTGGTCAGCAGATGTGCTAGCAGCATAAATGGCAGCTTCTATGACACCAAATACAGCAGTGGCACAGGAAAGCTCTGCTTTTCCTTCAGGCATGGTTGCTAAAATTGACAGACTTTGAACTGATTGCAGATGTTCTACAAAAGCCGTGTACATTTCcctagaattaaaaaaaaggaagctAGTAACACCATCAAGGCTTCAAGAGTTCTTAAAATGCTGCCATTTCATTTGCTGGGGCAGTTGAGCGACTGAGGACTTCAAATTCATCAATCTCTACCTCAGGGCTCCAAATATTGGCTGGTCAACAGACAATGTCTGGGCAAGAATGACCATTTGTTTTGTCCAGACAAACTTTCACTTTGCTGGTCTTTTTGGTGGGACACATTAAGAAGCCACCAGAAAAAATACAGGTCTCAAGACAAAAAGcattttcactttcaattttacgtttttaCTTGTTATGAATAAGTAGCTCAAGTTATTATTGTGTTCTTTGTGACATTTTGACGGGTCAGAAGAGAGAGGTGACCGAGCTAAAATTTCTTTGGCTAGTCCACAAGACTGGCAACAGTCTCAGATTTATTTTGAGTCCTGTACTTCCCTTTTCCATAATTTTAGAAACTGTCAGCAGTAACAAATTTACCAAACTTTGCTttgtaataataaattattgtagaTTAAGTTTCCTATTCTCCAAACATTCCAGTTCCACCGTGGTGGCTGCCAGGCCTCTTACCAAATTACCACTGAAAGGATGAACATGTATAAGGATTCATGGTGAGCAAGGTTGGCGCAGGGGCATTTGCCTCCTACCAACATGGcccaggttcaaatcccagtgttgacaccatatgtgggttgagtttgttgttagtTGTCTCCCATGCTctgagggttttttttctgtgtactctggttttcccctctcctcaaaaaccaacatttccaaaatcCAATTAGACCAGGAATTAGGTAGACAAAGAACCTCTTAGTTGATGTGCTACAtctaaatatatatttattgttatttattaactTATTTATTAATGAACAATTTCTGGTTTTGAAGATTACCTGATTGAGTCACAGCCTAAGCCATACAAAACACATACTCTCCATGTCCGCAGGCTTTCAATGTACAGTGAATATGCCTCCTGTAGTTCAACCTGCATGTTAGCAGGGGTTAGAGCTGTGTAGCGAATAAGTCGGTCAAGTAAATTGTACTTTGAGATCTGTCAATGAAAACATAAGATCAAGGGTTACATCACAAACATGCAGGTTTAATGTCCACATCTCTTCATTTCTCCagaaaatctcaaataataAGATATCAGTGTGTTTAGTTACTGTCCCTCTGATCCTTAAACCATTTTCCTCCAAAGACCATAAACATTCAGCATAATGGCGGGCTGCCATTTTGGATCATGTTTGATGTCATCCTGTCTGATGTGAAATCAGCAGAAAGTTCATGTGGCCAGAATGTTTCacactattattttgttgctATGATTACAGCGTATGTTCTTTCTTTTAACTAGaaatacaatgtacatgtatgccCTCCAAAACCTTATAAAACTCAGTATGAATAGTGCCACTCAAGTTATGTTCTGATAAAAGTAGGATACTTAACTCACCAGCATTGCAGCCATGTGCTTTCCTGCACAACAAATAGATCTAACAAATCGCATAGCTGCACTAACTGGCTGACCGTTCACAGATCCATTCATTTTCTCAGACGTTTTCCAGGAGAGAGGAAGAAAGTTAACAAAGATGGCTTCCACAAGTCTTGGACATTTGATGACTTCACTTGCAACTTGTGTAGAATGCTGACAAATTCTTGTGAGAATATCCAGAATGTCCTGAACTGCAGGGGCTGCTGGACAACAGACTTCGAGTATGTATCTTAGTCTTAGCAATATACTCATCTGAATCAGTCCCTGGAAATATTCAAGAACATCAAGATATCACAAAAGTGTAGAATACATAATGTACCTTTCGGGTAATAATTATGTGAGAGAAtttaatacaaaaaacaaattattttgcctttggtgatcattttattctgGTTACAAAATTCACTTTTGATTCATCCAATCTACTTCATATCCATacaaataattaataaaagatcaaatttttttgcctttggtgatcattctgttttggttaaaaattttacttttgattATTCAATTTACTTCATCTATCTGATCAGAAgtactacctagatctgggtagtgacacgtcatcagtatggaatttccaTGCTTGTTCCTCAGAGACCATTACACTGGGAAACAAGTGGAAGCATtggttttctcaggctaactgTAGTTCCTTGCAAGATTTTTCTCATTTCCCttgttttgttctcttttattttcCAAGGCTTTATTGTGTTGAATgcattgttttcctttttttacacCACTTGTAAACATAATTAcaggttcttacaacaaggatAAACTGATTTTCTTAATTACCCATCCACCCTGCAGAATATTGATGTTTTAACCCCAAAAAGTCTCTAAATTGTCATCATTCAGCCTACAAAAAGCCTTACACACAATATGTATGCAGTGATATTACTATTGAGTTCATTCCATGCAGTTTTTGCCCAGTTTTAGCTCAGTCTACACTGCTACGTACTTTAACAACATCTTGTTTGAGTAGCTCAGCATCTGTCAATcccttttctccttcttcctcTTCAttagacctttttcgttctttcTTAGTAACAGGGCTCAATGCTGGAAGTTCATGTCCACGTGGAAAGCTGAACAACTTATCAGCTAATTCCTACAATGAAAGGTCTGTAAGTATTTAGGGATTATTCTAAGAAGGAACCCTCTACAATTAATGAAGTATTGAGGTGCTGGGAAAATGCCCTTGTTCTATACTTTACACGAGCAAATCATGCTGAGCTCCTGATTACTACAAAGTAGTTTGTGTGGGTCATAACTActgttttaactttttcttcAACAGTACCTGACATGGGAACCAAACTACCCACCTGTATATCCAGTGAACATTCTCTTAATTCTCATGAGCTGTATGTAGGGCTCAAAATTGCGACTAATATTATGGTCACGAATGCGACTGACATTTTCTCCTTGGCGACTAAAGATTCTGGTTTAGAAGCCACTTTGGAGACCAGATTTCTCTATGAATTAGGTTTcagcattttaaagaaaatgaaagttggAAATTTAGTTGTCTGGGAGTGACAGGGTTCATAATTATGCATACCTTGTCACTTGGCACAATGAGAATAGCAGTAAAACACTGGATGGCAGCTGCTATGACAGCATCAGAGGAGTCATCTAATGCCCATCTGAGAAGAAACAGAACTCCTGCATCAAGAAGAACGGACACTATATTGTCATCAAGATGCTCTTGAAATACACCCAGCTGAGCCTGGAAAAGAATTCAGAATGGAAAACACAAAACAGGTAAGCCTTGCAGTTAATGAAAGCATATGCAACATGAAAAGTTCACTCATTTACAAACTGAAGGACTGCTGAGGGTTACAGCCTTGGAAATGATGCACATTTTTCCATGAAAACCTGGCAAGGTTGAAAATAGGGAGACATTATACAGTT containing:
- the LOC140943445 gene encoding RNA polymerase II-associated protein 1-like isoform X1, translating into MFSRPGTEDTESDLLRFQEEFLAGRLNPSATVVRSNNEGESPPASAGGKRVSPFAPEVERDVVTLEGLPTLQPPSQADPAFPPKKKSRFKSRRQNKEQNDKEDIDCAELLDIHDRHVTSVLSQIKEREIQYGSIRAPEVSERGFPVALHRGNITDQKSSSTKDNNSEGKRSLFAQQFAASGGITFGVKERKRDNSQLKTKTKETLKVNSPRAPQFVNSSIVSGEGLMHSGGKEVLLNKEVEEIHKENIAKLESMSHEEILEEQARIKASLDPSLVAFLTLRQRKNEDERTHTDTSMERSNGGEFRGHITSCAMDIESNHDGKHVHFSENVEIIKPDNKEETMSDHSTADGCITIGDMEVSSKWLHMGTVETEKLEWMKDCQTPSAVESKEGRQARFNFNGNLVNQSDDIPEYLGLHHHGDEPSSAGYTLEELIVLARSSFLQQRVLALQVLARIIRQAQLGVFQEHLDDNIVSVLLDAGVLFLLRWALDDSSDAVIAAAIQCFTAILIVPSDKELADKLFSFPRGHELPALSPVTKKERKRSNEEEEGEKGLTDAELLKQDVVKGLIQMSILLRLRYILEVCCPAAPAVQDILDILTRICQHSTQVASEVIKCPRLVEAIFVNFLPLSWKTSEKMNGSVNGQPVSAAMRFVRSICCAGKHMAAMLISKYNLLDRLIRYTALTPANMQVELQEAYSLYIESLRTWRVCVLYGLGCDSIREMYTAFVEHLQSVQSLSILATMPEGKAELSCATAVFGVIEAAIYAASTSADHKAQGNASTTEEHHGIDSLPPLALKWSHVTGFLPLIGAIITKWVKEIVDSDTTTLQPENLCLLSGSLAILTAFYTKPLEQGTHSPVETLHELEQLTSTVLLPIISSKFLESCFTQISLSHDIRSSKPSEKAILSLPGYGSLEVSCKVGKPCMELHIHELIGFISSLLQLMYQVTKLHKGLAEKFVAVLHKEAILKYLMLVVKSKNEALCFLSRQEHHLHYFLLKLANNVFEATESQDLISTVPLWHEVGLLLFAKLLPGDEFYAFDLLSTVLFNSKFFRVPTNEPSSLHVIRDLSEMSLASPPESTTYDASTASRGELVAEAHNNLPYIRSVFVDSCQGKKRALDFSRSLSLHQVRKTQSFLVSPCTGPIQPADWMFLPIVKLHNQAISVEMKGKEIDTVASQAVSIVTATLQLVLLLEDWWPSCLRHVSMTSRIARIMCVFLTGSDLFLNSKVHDYLSVLLRIYTNSAKLAKLDFNSPIPGLTSFYDLYASLLSQYSAVSFGDPLFGCFVVLPLTQRHDIKFRRAVWDEHIGVLRALAIPLDQLPIPLEEFLYPIEQNQSLLALYLRALATQTVRALWSPLFYLVAVHHVNAFIFQRVNPEDDRELKQKITLLKQVLAVQNENVRHDVLHYYKPAPLDSTQLFEKFTNLPADRQLLLRNRENLEDCRKVYQKMASV